In one Shewanella loihica PV-4 genomic region, the following are encoded:
- a CDS encoding efflux RND transporter periplasmic adaptor subunit, translating into MGTSAKIIAISLPILLAACSQQAEVDGEFTEQPKVTVQVMQPQLIQLTEQFMGKTQAVDQVEILPKISGYLISQVYTDGAHVKKGDLLFEIDPKPFQAEVARLEANLAQKTAQMMLQAKKHEKAQALLTQDALSSLEVEQIEAELLGMKAEVQSAKAELNYAQLDLENTHIYAPFNGIMSDSRVSVGALVGPDAEPLTTLVSSDAMHVDIKLDEKQYLNDLQKRVQAGEEIASPEMALTLANGTLYNHKGEVDFIDNHVDSRSGSIRFRVTFPNPEGLLVPGQFVSVSSREQVAQQQLVVPQAVVQEDQGGRYVLTVNQDNVVEARYVKLGLRQANTWIVQDGLQAGERVILSGLQSVRAGVEVDVQQPVALAKKG; encoded by the coding sequence ATGGGTACGTCAGCCAAAATTATCGCGATTTCCCTTCCAATTCTACTCGCTGCCTGTTCGCAGCAAGCCGAAGTCGACGGGGAGTTCACCGAACAACCTAAGGTCACAGTTCAGGTTATGCAACCTCAGCTGATCCAACTCACCGAACAGTTCATGGGTAAGACCCAGGCGGTCGATCAGGTGGAGATCTTGCCAAAGATCTCCGGTTACCTGATCAGCCAGGTCTATACCGATGGCGCCCACGTTAAGAAGGGTGATCTGCTGTTCGAGATCGACCCTAAGCCGTTTCAGGCCGAGGTCGCCCGCCTAGAGGCTAACCTGGCGCAGAAGACGGCGCAGATGATGCTACAGGCGAAGAAACATGAGAAGGCCCAGGCGCTGCTGACGCAAGATGCCCTGAGCAGCCTGGAGGTCGAGCAGATTGAGGCCGAGCTACTCGGCATGAAGGCCGAGGTGCAGAGCGCCAAGGCTGAGCTCAACTATGCTCAGCTGGATCTGGAAAACACCCATATTTACGCGCCTTTTAACGGCATCATGAGCGACAGCCGCGTGAGTGTCGGCGCCCTGGTTGGCCCAGATGCCGAGCCACTCACCACTCTGGTGAGCAGCGACGCCATGCATGTAGACATCAAGCTGGACGAGAAGCAGTATCTCAACGATCTGCAGAAGCGCGTGCAGGCGGGCGAGGAGATAGCGTCGCCCGAGATGGCGCTGACACTGGCCAACGGCACCCTGTACAACCATAAGGGTGAGGTCGACTTCATCGACAACCATGTGGACAGCCGCAGCGGTTCTATCCGTTTTCGCGTGACCTTCCCTAACCCAGAAGGCCTGCTGGTGCCTGGTCAATTCGTCTCCGTGTCCTCGCGCGAGCAGGTGGCCCAGCAACAGCTGGTGGTGCCTCAAGCCGTGGTGCAGGAAGATCAGGGCGGTCGCTACGTGTTGACCGTTAACCAGGACAATGTGGTCGAGGCTCGTTACGTCAAACTGGGTCTGCGTCAGGCCAATACCTGGATAGTGCAGGATGGCCTGCAAGCCGGTGAGCGCGTGATTCTCAGTGGTCTACAGTCGGTGCGTGCCGGCGTCGAAGTCGACGTGCAGCAGCCAGTCGCCCTAGCTAAGAAGGGGTAA
- a CDS encoding LysR family transcriptional regulator — protein MLNLEQLNAFIAAVEKGSFSAAARHIGKSQSSVSIGVNNLELDLGVELFDRSTKYPQLTEQGERLYHQAKALMRQATRMESYAKGVIEAVEDQLVIGADPLVPMSVFDSALEKMAEKFPFTRVKLVKLTGNHLNRAIEADEVDVGFNIMSEAVPENLDFIGIARIEWVCICSPDYKFADLEAVDSEMLINERQIVCSSMLQNEYLAKLGRVSQETWEASDLDDMIRLVEQGIGWGIIPLSMYEEKAAIGTLSTFKPVIEKETGLITVDLLWKSTAQLGPAKSFFIDLLKR, from the coding sequence ATGTTAAATCTAGAACAACTCAACGCATTTATTGCCGCCGTAGAGAAAGGATCCTTTTCGGCCGCCGCCCGACACATAGGCAAGAGCCAGAGCTCGGTCAGCATAGGGGTGAATAACCTCGAGCTGGATCTTGGGGTCGAGCTGTTTGACCGCAGCACCAAGTATCCTCAGCTCACCGAGCAGGGGGAACGACTCTATCATCAGGCCAAGGCGCTTATGCGCCAGGCGACTCGCATGGAGAGTTATGCCAAGGGGGTGATCGAGGCGGTCGAAGATCAGCTGGTTATCGGCGCCGACCCTCTGGTGCCCATGTCAGTGTTCGACTCGGCGCTGGAGAAGATGGCGGAGAAGTTTCCCTTTACCCGGGTCAAATTGGTGAAGCTCACAGGCAACCACCTTAATCGGGCGATCGAAGCCGATGAAGTCGATGTCGGCTTTAACATCATGTCCGAGGCGGTACCTGAGAATCTGGATTTCATCGGAATTGCACGTATCGAGTGGGTGTGTATCTGTAGCCCAGACTATAAGTTTGCGGATCTGGAGGCGGTAGACAGCGAGATGTTGATCAACGAGCGGCAGATCGTCTGCTCCAGCATGTTGCAAAACGAGTATCTGGCCAAGCTTGGGCGCGTGTCTCAGGAAACCTGGGAGGCGTCAGATCTGGATGACATGATACGTCTGGTGGAACAGGGCATCGGCTGGGGGATCATCCCCTTGAGCATGTATGAAGAGAAGGCGGCCATAGGCACGCTCTCAACCTTTAAGCCTGTCATCGAGAAGGAGACCGGCTTGATCACCGTGGATCTGCTGTGGAAGTCGACCGCGCAGCTGGGCCCGGCGAAGAGCTTTTTCATCGATCTGCTCAAGCGCTAA
- a CDS encoding MFS transporter, with protein sequence MSTSRGGFSLYAGVKMSVASSVFLLLPIYFDVISRQFAEPVLALTYVVTIELVGFSLASICCFFWQRMNFISERGVFLALALAHLGSALCSAVEWFVVLRFAAGFFAGILIVRCFDTLSHDKLPDAAFGRAIAMQMLYSGLLFLLYPQLRLQGGFDGLLVLVAGFCLLMVLLPVDTRAQQMPKIKGVKTGKVFLYTALFAILMIMLANVGAWSMLSVVATRIGISEIDQGVILATGTLFSLLGAVSASLLAKYGNRQRVITFGVLGQSIAIVLLFSTRDPLVYFVAVSCFMFMWNFLLPFFMGVISEADPEGHAIRLAVAAQSIGAALAPAVLLKEWVLFELVIFLLITLLLIMPAIYNNSRLKQQ encoded by the coding sequence TTGTCTACATCCAGAGGGGGCTTTAGTCTGTATGCCGGCGTTAAGATGTCGGTGGCGTCTAGCGTCTTCCTGTTATTGCCCATCTATTTCGATGTGATCTCCCGCCAGTTCGCCGAGCCAGTGCTGGCGCTCACCTATGTGGTGACCATAGAACTGGTTGGCTTCTCGCTGGCCTCTATCTGCTGCTTCTTCTGGCAGCGAATGAACTTCATTTCGGAGCGCGGTGTCTTCCTGGCCCTGGCACTCGCACACCTTGGCAGTGCACTCTGCAGCGCGGTGGAGTGGTTTGTGGTCTTACGTTTCGCCGCCGGTTTCTTTGCCGGCATCTTGATCGTGCGCTGCTTCGATACCCTGTCCCACGACAAGCTGCCCGATGCCGCCTTCGGCCGGGCGATCGCCATGCAGATGCTCTACAGTGGTCTGCTGTTCCTCCTCTACCCTCAGCTGAGGCTACAGGGGGGATTCGATGGCCTGCTGGTGCTGGTGGCGGGCTTCTGTCTGCTGATGGTGCTGTTGCCGGTGGATACCCGGGCGCAGCAGATGCCGAAGATCAAAGGAGTGAAGACGGGTAAGGTGTTTCTCTATACCGCGCTGTTTGCCATCTTGATGATCATGTTGGCCAACGTGGGGGCATGGTCCATGCTGAGCGTGGTGGCGACCCGTATCGGTATCAGCGAGATCGATCAGGGGGTGATACTGGCGACCGGAACTCTGTTTAGCCTGCTCGGCGCCGTGAGCGCCTCGCTGTTGGCCAAATATGGCAATCGTCAGCGGGTGATCACCTTCGGGGTGCTGGGGCAAAGTATCGCCATCGTGCTCTTATTCTCGACCCGGGATCCTCTGGTCTACTTCGTGGCGGTGAGCTGTTTCATGTTTATGTGGAACTTCCTGTTGCCCTTCTTCATGGGGGTGATCTCCGAGGCGGATCCTGAGGGGCATGCCATTCGTCTGGCGGTGGCGGCTCAGTCTATCGGCGCTGCGCTGGCTCCGGCTGTGCTGCTCAAGGAGTGGGTGTTGTTCGAGCTGGTGATCTTCCTGCTGATCACCCTGCTGCTGATCATGCCCGCCATCTATAACAACAGTCGGCTCAAGCAGCAATAG
- a CDS encoding S41 family peptidase yields MKTSIRIMVLLLSLLAAFGGVAKPSIPDLDFETYDKFPADGWRVSGGEAGYSFSVDDKVFQRGQRSVSVEFKRDKPNAGSFGYGLALQAKGQNIKLRGAVKTEGITDGWAGLMLNVHPNQAFSNMREQKLFGDNDWRDFEISLDVDLKNASAITVGGVLSGNGKVWFDDLQILIDDKPLTSSQLREIPRAYKDDEFDAGSKLVLSGLDEATLVNLDLLGRVWGFLKYHHPNVGRGDYNWDYELFRFLPDYLSAVDVQERDKSLVGWIDRLGKVTPCIDCKVTNQESVLKPDHRWFYEFGLSKELIKKLNSVYEDRRQGASFYVTTNSRRRVIFSNEKAYFNMPYPDDGFRLLALYRYWNIVQYFFPYKYLTDKEWSGVLAEYLPLFLGAKNRLDYEKVTLSLIAELKDTHANLWAGRGEVEKMRGEFYPPVFTRFVEGELVVVDFYTDNESNISDMSRLGGLSIGDVITEIDGVAVEKLVKDKLRYYPASNEASRLRDIAPDLLRSNKAEIDISFRRDKLMGNTSLKLFKKDELDYFYLYRKPKGEKSYKNIDGDIGYVTLATIEKEDVDSIKNQFKDAAGIIIDIRNYPNTPSMYSLGSFFVEDKSAFAKFTYPNINNPGEFGVGNVAVLKPSEVTFKGKLVVLVNENTQSQAEFTAMAFRAGRDTTIIGSKTSGADGNMVRLDLPGGLRTAFSGLGVYYPDGGETQRVGIIPDIEVRPTIVGVREGRDELVETAIEVIKTSSVGR; encoded by the coding sequence ATGAAAACAAGTATACGTATCATGGTTTTGTTGCTTTCTTTGTTAGCGGCCTTCGGAGGTGTGGCTAAGCCAAGTATTCCTGATCTAGATTTCGAAACCTACGATAAGTTTCCTGCTGATGGTTGGAGGGTATCTGGAGGGGAGGCCGGGTATAGCTTTTCGGTTGACGATAAGGTTTTTCAACGTGGGCAGCGATCAGTTTCGGTTGAGTTTAAAAGGGATAAACCTAACGCTGGCTCCTTTGGTTATGGGTTGGCTCTCCAAGCAAAGGGGCAAAACATTAAGCTGAGGGGGGCTGTGAAAACTGAAGGTATTACTGATGGATGGGCGGGGTTGATGCTTAACGTTCACCCTAATCAAGCCTTTAGTAATATGCGAGAACAGAAATTATTCGGTGACAATGATTGGAGGGATTTTGAGATTAGTTTGGATGTTGATCTCAAAAATGCCTCAGCCATTACAGTTGGTGGTGTGTTATCGGGTAATGGGAAAGTTTGGTTCGATGATCTTCAGATATTGATAGACGATAAGCCATTAACAAGTTCTCAACTACGTGAGATTCCTCGTGCATATAAGGATGATGAATTTGATGCTGGTTCTAAGTTGGTTTTGTCGGGGTTGGATGAGGCAACACTAGTAAACTTAGACCTTTTAGGGAGGGTGTGGGGGTTTCTGAAATACCATCATCCCAATGTGGGAAGGGGAGATTATAACTGGGATTATGAATTGTTTAGGTTTCTTCCCGATTATCTTTCAGCTGTGGATGTTCAGGAGAGAGACAAGAGTCTGGTCGGTTGGATCGATCGCTTAGGTAAGGTGACTCCGTGTATTGATTGTAAGGTGACAAATCAGGAGTCTGTTCTGAAGCCAGATCATAGATGGTTCTATGAATTCGGTCTATCAAAAGAACTAATCAAAAAATTGAACTCGGTCTATGAGGACCGGAGACAAGGCGCGAGCTTTTATGTAACCACAAACAGCAGGCGTAGGGTCATTTTTTCAAATGAAAAAGCTTATTTTAATATGCCGTATCCAGATGATGGGTTTAGATTATTAGCTTTATACCGATACTGGAACATCGTTCAATATTTCTTTCCGTATAAGTATTTGACTGATAAGGAGTGGAGTGGTGTTTTAGCTGAATATCTTCCATTGTTTTTAGGGGCAAAAAATCGGTTAGATTATGAAAAAGTGACGCTATCTTTAATCGCTGAGCTTAAGGATACGCATGCAAATTTGTGGGCTGGTCGCGGTGAGGTTGAGAAAATGCGCGGCGAATTTTACCCTCCAGTTTTCACAAGATTTGTTGAGGGTGAGCTTGTTGTGGTGGATTTTTATACCGACAACGAGAGTAATATCAGCGATATGTCTCGCCTGGGCGGCCTGTCCATAGGCGATGTTATTACGGAGATCGATGGTGTCGCCGTAGAAAAGTTGGTAAAGGATAAGCTGCGTTATTACCCGGCATCAAATGAGGCTTCAAGGCTCAGAGATATTGCTCCTGATTTGTTGAGGTCGAATAAGGCTGAAATAGATATAAGCTTTAGGCGCGACAAGTTAATGGGTAATACGTCGCTAAAATTATTCAAAAAGGATGAGTTGGACTATTTCTATTTGTACCGCAAACCTAAGGGTGAAAAGAGCTATAAAAATATCGATGGGGATATTGGTTACGTTACTTTGGCCACCATTGAAAAAGAGGATGTGGACTCTATAAAAAATCAATTCAAGGATGCGGCAGGCATCATAATTGATATTCGAAATTATCCTAATACGCCATCAATGTATAGTTTGGGGTCATTTTTCGTAGAAGATAAAAGCGCATTTGCGAAATTCACTTATCCAAACATAAATAACCCTGGCGAGTTTGGCGTTGGTAATGTAGCGGTTCTTAAACCATCGGAAGTGACTTTTAAAGGAAAGCTAGTTGTCTTAGTGAATGAAAATACGCAAAGCCAGGCTGAGTTTACAGCGATGGCGTTCAGGGCGGGTAGAGACACTACGATAATAGGGAGTAAAACGTCAGGCGCTGATGGCAATATGGTTCGCTTGGATCTGCCGGGTGGACTGAGGACGGCATTTTCCGGTCTTGGCGTTTATTACCCTGACGGTGGAGAAACTCAAAGAGTGGGTATCATTCCCGATATAGAGGTGAGGCCAACTATTGTAGGGGTGAGAGAAGGTAGGGATGAGTTAGTGGAGACGGCTATTGAGGTTATTAAAACTAGTTCGGTAGGACGTTAG
- a CDS encoding NAD(P)/FAD-dependent oxidoreductase: MKHHDVIIIGAGAAGLMCAATAGYRGRDVLVLDNGKQAGRKILISGGGRCNFTNQKVEPANFICANPHFVKSALARYSSQDFIELVERHGIEYHQRDHGQLFCNDSAKEIVSMLLTECEWAGAQVQLRTDILSIIKQDDGLFRLETCKGEYSCESLVVATGGLSMPKLGASPFGYQIAEQFGLNVLPTHAGLVPFTWHSEQKQKFEPLSGIAVPSTITAKDGTQFSEALLFTHRGLSGPAILQISNYWQPGESISINLLPQLDAAQALSEAQEQHPKQSLRNTLSQWLPKRLVEVLFDEALLNMALNQLVHAQRDQIVDNLHNWQLLMNGTEGYRTAEVTLGGVDTNELSSKDMQSKKVPGLYFAGEVMDVSGWLGGFNFQWAWASGVAVGQAV; encoded by the coding sequence GTGAAACATCATGACGTGATCATTATCGGTGCGGGCGCGGCGGGCCTCATGTGCGCGGCGACGGCGGGCTATCGCGGCCGAGACGTTCTGGTGTTAGATAACGGCAAACAGGCGGGGCGCAAGATCTTAATCAGTGGCGGTGGCCGCTGTAACTTCACCAACCAGAAAGTGGAGCCGGCTAACTTTATCTGCGCCAACCCCCACTTTGTCAAGTCGGCCCTGGCACGATACTCGTCTCAGGATTTTATCGAGCTGGTGGAGCGCCACGGCATCGAGTATCACCAGCGCGATCATGGTCAGCTGTTCTGTAACGACTCGGCCAAAGAGATAGTCAGCATGCTGCTGACCGAGTGCGAATGGGCGGGCGCTCAGGTGCAGCTCAGAACAGATATTCTTTCTATCATCAAGCAGGATGACGGCCTTTTCAGGCTGGAGACCTGCAAGGGTGAATACAGCTGTGAGTCGCTGGTGGTGGCAACCGGCGGGCTCTCCATGCCCAAGCTCGGGGCCTCGCCTTTCGGCTATCAGATTGCCGAGCAGTTTGGTCTCAATGTGTTGCCGACTCACGCCGGCCTGGTGCCCTTTACCTGGCACAGCGAGCAGAAGCAGAAATTTGAGCCGCTCTCTGGTATTGCGGTGCCCAGTACCATTACCGCCAAAGATGGTACCCAGTTTAGCGAGGCGCTGCTGTTTACCCACAGAGGCCTGTCGGGGCCGGCTATTTTGCAGATCTCCAATTACTGGCAGCCGGGTGAGAGTATTTCCATCAACTTGCTGCCCCAGCTCGACGCCGCCCAGGCATTGAGTGAGGCCCAGGAGCAGCATCCCAAGCAGAGCCTGCGCAATACCCTGTCGCAGTGGCTGCCGAAACGTCTGGTCGAGGTGCTATTTGACGAGGCGCTGCTCAACATGGCCCTTAATCAGCTGGTGCATGCTCAGCGCGATCAGATAGTAGACAATCTCCACAACTGGCAGCTGCTGATGAATGGCACCGAAGGCTATCGTACTGCTGAGGTGACCTTAGGTGGCGTGGATACCAACGAACTTTCTTCCAAGGATATGCAGAGCAAGAAGGTGCCCGGACTCTATTTTGCCGGTGAGGTGATGGATGTCAGCGGCTGGCTCGGCGGCTTCAACTTCCAGTGGGCCTGGGCATCGGGTGTCGCCGTCGGTCAGGCTGTGTAG
- the gpsA gene encoding NAD(P)H-dependent glycerol-3-phosphate dehydrogenase, with product MNNTADITVLGAGSYGTALAISLASNGHKTLIWGHEPEHIENLKRDRSNEAFLPGIPLPDLLIPEADLATALAASNNVLVVVPSHVFGLVLKQAKPLLRKDARIVWATKGLEPETGRLLQEVAREILGDEYPLAVLSGPTFAKELAAGLPTAISVAGTDEAFTNDLVELLHSPKRLRVYANDDFIGLQLGGAVKNVIAISAGMSDGIGFGANARTALITRGLVELSRLGEAIGAQPSTFMGMAGLGDLVLTCTDNQSRNRRFGLALGQGKDVDTAQAEIGQVVEGYRNTKEVYTLAKRLGVEMPITEQVYKVLYQGGTPHEAAKALLAREKKSETTDSE from the coding sequence ATGAACAACACTGCCGATATAACGGTACTGGGGGCGGGCTCTTATGGCACCGCCCTTGCTATTTCTTTAGCCAGTAACGGACACAAAACCCTTATTTGGGGCCACGAGCCTGAGCATATCGAGAATCTGAAAAGGGATCGATCCAATGAGGCGTTTCTGCCCGGTATCCCGCTGCCGGATCTCTTAATTCCCGAAGCCGACCTTGCAACCGCATTAGCCGCCTCCAACAATGTGTTGGTGGTCGTGCCTAGCCATGTGTTTGGTCTTGTGCTCAAGCAGGCTAAGCCGCTGCTGCGCAAAGATGCCCGCATCGTCTGGGCGACCAAGGGGCTGGAGCCGGAAACCGGTCGTCTGTTGCAGGAAGTGGCGCGCGAGATTTTAGGTGACGAGTATCCGCTGGCGGTATTGTCGGGTCCGACCTTCGCCAAAGAGCTGGCGGCAGGCTTGCCCACTGCAATCTCCGTTGCCGGTACCGATGAGGCCTTCACCAATGACTTGGTGGAGTTGCTGCATAGCCCTAAACGCCTGCGTGTCTACGCCAACGACGACTTTATCGGTCTGCAACTTGGCGGCGCGGTGAAGAACGTTATCGCCATCAGCGCGGGCATGTCAGACGGCATAGGCTTTGGTGCCAATGCCCGCACAGCATTGATCACCCGTGGCTTGGTGGAGCTGTCTCGCCTTGGCGAGGCTATCGGCGCTCAACCTTCTACCTTTATGGGCATGGCGGGTCTTGGCGACCTGGTGTTGACTTGTACCGATAACCAGTCCCGCAACCGTCGTTTCGGTTTGGCCCTGGGCCAGGGTAAGGATGTCGATACCGCTCAGGCCGAGATTGGCCAGGTGGTCGAAGGTTACCGTAACACTAAAGAGGTCTATACCCTGGCTAAGCGTCTGGGTGTCGAGATGCCGATCACCGAGCAGGTGTATAAGGTGCTCTACCAGGGCGGTACGCCACACGAGGCGGCTAAGGCTTTGTTGGCGAGAGAGAAAAAGTCGGAGACGACTGACAGCGAATAG
- the secB gene encoding protein-export chaperone SecB, whose product MAEAVNNEQQGPQFNIQRVYTKDISFETPNSPAVFQKEWNPEVKLDLDTRSAKLADDVYEVVLSLTVTAKNGEETAFLCEVQQAGIFAISGLTDQQLAHSLGAYCPNVLFPYAREAVGSLVARGTFPQLNLAPVNFDALFAQYVQQRQAQAEAAGEAAEANA is encoded by the coding sequence ATGGCTGAAGCAGTAAATAACGAACAACAGGGTCCACAGTTCAACATTCAACGTGTTTACACTAAAGATATCTCTTTCGAAACGCCAAACAGCCCAGCTGTTTTCCAGAAAGAGTGGAACCCAGAAGTTAAGCTAGACCTAGACACTCGCAGCGCTAAGCTGGCCGACGACGTATATGAAGTTGTTCTGTCACTGACTGTTACGGCTAAAAACGGTGAAGAAACAGCTTTCCTATGTGAAGTTCAACAAGCGGGTATCTTCGCTATCTCTGGTCTGACTGATCAGCAGCTGGCTCACTCACTGGGTGCATACTGCCCGAACGTACTTTTCCCATACGCTCGTGAAGCGGTTGGTAGCCTAGTTGCTCGTGGTACTTTCCCACAACTGAACCTAGCGCCAGTTAACTTCGACGCCCTGTTCGCGCAATACGTGCAACAGCGTCAGGCGCAGGCAGAAGCTGCCGGTGAAGCAGCAGAAGCGAACGCTTAA
- a CDS encoding rhodanese-like domain-containing protein, whose product MQEYIEFFKANPMLSLAWVGLFAALIVSVFKSSISKVKTVDHQQATLLINKQDAKVVDVRSKEEFKKGHIVDAINMPLAEIKNNKTSALEKFKASPIIMVCNAGMTSSQAAQLMVKAGFETVYNLKGGMSEWQQNNLPVAKTKR is encoded by the coding sequence ATGCAAGAATATATCGAATTTTTTAAAGCCAACCCTATGTTGAGTCTCGCCTGGGTGGGCTTGTTTGCTGCGCTTATTGTGAGCGTTTTTAAGTCTAGTATCTCGAAAGTGAAAACTGTAGATCATCAGCAGGCGACCTTGTTAATTAACAAGCAAGACGCCAAGGTGGTCGATGTGCGCTCTAAGGAAGAGTTTAAGAAAGGCCATATCGTCGACGCGATTAACATGCCTTTAGCAGAAATTAAAAATAATAAGACATCTGCCCTTGAAAAGTTTAAAGCCAGTCCCATTATAATGGTATGCAATGCAGGGATGACCTCGTCGCAAGCGGCTCAATTGATGGTTAAAGCAGGTTTCGAAACTGTCTATAACCTCAAGGGTGGGATGAGCGAATGGCAACAAAATAACTTACCCGTTGCCAAAACCAAAAGATAA